One Pseudomonas sp. MH9.2 DNA segment encodes these proteins:
- a CDS encoding LysR family transcriptional regulator, whose translation MLNKRYLPSITALQCFEAVTRHLSFTRAAEELNLTQSAVSKQVAQLEELVQHLLFRRVRRRLQLTPAGALYLGEVRKILTQVEMSTHYLRSYGGETEVLRVSTPSTFGARWLVPRLKGWRLRHPHIHLDLMDEQEPDDLIQGRCDMAFYFGQGARPGAESVKLFSEELIPVCAPGSLPDTPFTDPTQLSDLVLLQSASRPQAWHDWFDSQGYHTEHSYHGPRFETFYMCIRAAQVGCGVALLPRFLVEEELADGKLVIPWPHALPSRDAYYLAYPEHTAEVPKIRDFVRWMLEQLDNPTS comes from the coding sequence ATGCTCAACAAACGTTATCTGCCATCAATCACCGCGTTGCAATGCTTTGAGGCAGTGACCCGGCACTTGAGTTTTACCCGCGCGGCCGAAGAGCTGAACCTGACGCAAAGCGCCGTCAGCAAACAAGTCGCCCAGCTTGAAGAACTGGTGCAGCACTTGCTGTTTCGCCGCGTGCGCCGACGCCTGCAACTGACCCCGGCCGGCGCGCTGTACTTGGGCGAAGTGCGCAAAATCCTCACACAGGTGGAAATGTCGACCCACTACCTGCGGTCCTACGGTGGCGAAACCGAAGTGCTGCGCGTGTCCACGCCATCGACCTTCGGCGCCCGCTGGCTGGTGCCCCGGCTCAAGGGCTGGCGATTGCGCCATCCGCACATCCACCTGGACCTAATGGATGAACAGGAACCCGACGACCTGATTCAGGGCCGCTGTGACATGGCGTTTTATTTCGGCCAAGGCGCCCGTCCGGGTGCCGAGTCGGTAAAACTGTTCAGCGAAGAACTTATTCCGGTCTGCGCGCCCGGCAGCCTGCCGGACACACCGTTTACCGACCCGACCCAGCTAAGCGATCTGGTGCTGCTGCAAAGCGCCTCACGCCCGCAAGCCTGGCATGACTGGTTCGACAGCCAGGGTTACCACACCGAACACAGCTACCACGGGCCGCGCTTCGAGACGTTCTACATGTGCATACGCGCCGCACAGGTCGGGTGCGGGGTCGCGCTGCTCCCGCGGTTTCTGGTCGAGGAGGAGCTGGCGGACGGTAAGCTGGTCATCCCCTGGCCCCATGCGCTGCCTAGCCGTGATGCTTATTACCTGGCCTACCCGGAGCACACGGCAGAAGTGCCTAAAATCCGGGATTTCGTGCGCTGGATGCTGGAACAGTTGGATAACCCGACAAGTTAG
- a CDS encoding aldehyde dehydrogenase family protein, producing the protein MLTDLLNRLGVDPALYQNGDQAVHTPVDGSRIASVHWEGRAEVEQHVTRAEHAFEAWRKVPAPRRGELIRLFGEALRKHKAELGQLVSWEAGKITQEGLGEVQEMIDICDFAVGLSRQLYGLTIASERPGHHMRETWHPLGVVGVISAFNFPVAVWAWNTALALVCGNAVIWKPSEKTPLTALACQALFEGVLKHFPDAPAYLSQVVIGGREAGEALVDDPRVALISATGSTRMGREVAPKIAARFARSILELGGNNAMILGPSADLDLAVRAILFSAVGTAGQRCTSLRRLIAHESVKDEIVSRLKTAYAKVRIGHPLEGNLVGPLIDKNSYENMQDALEQALSEGGRVFGGKRQLVEQFPDAYYVSPAIVEMPEQSDVVCTETFAPILYVVGYDDFAEAVRLNNAVPQGLSSCIFTTDVREAEQFISALGSDCGIANVNIGPSGAEIGGAFGGEKETGGGRESGSDSWRGYMRRQTATVNYSLELPLAQGITFD; encoded by the coding sequence ATGCTTACCGACTTGCTCAATCGCCTCGGTGTCGATCCCGCCCTGTATCAGAACGGCGATCAGGCCGTGCACACGCCTGTCGATGGCAGCCGTATCGCTTCCGTGCATTGGGAAGGGCGAGCGGAAGTCGAGCAGCACGTCACCCGTGCCGAGCACGCGTTCGAAGCCTGGCGTAAAGTTCCGGCGCCTCGCCGTGGTGAGCTGATTCGTCTGTTCGGTGAGGCCCTGCGCAAGCACAAGGCCGAGTTGGGCCAGTTGGTGTCTTGGGAAGCAGGAAAAATCACTCAGGAAGGTCTGGGTGAAGTGCAGGAAATGATCGACATCTGCGATTTCGCTGTCGGCCTGTCGCGCCAGCTGTACGGTCTGACCATCGCTTCCGAGCGCCCAGGTCACCATATGCGCGAAACCTGGCACCCGCTGGGCGTCGTCGGTGTGATCAGTGCGTTCAACTTCCCGGTCGCGGTCTGGGCCTGGAACACCGCACTGGCGCTGGTCTGCGGCAATGCCGTGATCTGGAAACCGTCGGAAAAAACCCCGCTGACCGCACTGGCCTGCCAGGCGCTGTTCGAAGGCGTGCTCAAACATTTCCCTGATGCGCCTGCTTACTTGAGCCAGGTGGTTATCGGTGGGCGTGAAGCCGGCGAAGCACTGGTCGACGACCCACGCGTGGCGCTGATCAGTGCCACTGGCAGCACGCGCATGGGCCGCGAAGTCGCGCCGAAAATCGCGGCACGCTTTGCCCGCAGCATTCTTGAACTGGGCGGCAACAACGCAATGATCCTCGGCCCAAGCGCCGACCTTGATCTCGCCGTGCGCGCGATTCTGTTCAGCGCAGTCGGTACGGCCGGCCAACGCTGCACCAGTTTGCGTCGCTTGATTGCCCACGAATCGGTCAAGGACGAAATCGTCAGTCGCCTGAAAACCGCCTACGCCAAAGTACGCATCGGTCATCCGCTGGAAGGCAATCTGGTCGGTCCGTTGATCGACAAAAACAGCTACGAAAATATGCAGGACGCCCTTGAACAGGCCCTGAGCGAAGGCGGTCGAGTATTTGGCGGCAAGCGTCAATTGGTCGAGCAGTTCCCCGATGCTTACTACGTGTCCCCGGCCATCGTCGAAATGCCAGAGCAAAGTGATGTGGTTTGTACCGAAACCTTCGCCCCGATTTTGTACGTGGTGGGTTACGACGATTTCGCTGAAGCCGTGCGCCTGAACAACGCCGTGCCGCAAGGCCTGTCGTCGTGCATTTTCACGACGGACGTGCGCGAAGCAGAGCAGTTTATTTCTGCGTTGGGCAGCGACTGCGGGATCGCCAACGTCAACATCGGCCCAAGCGGTGCGGAAATCGGCGGCGCTTTTGGCGGTGAGAAAGAAACCGGTGGCGGTCGTGAGTCGGGCTCGGATTCATGGCGCGGTTACATGCGTCGCCAGACGGCGACCGTGAACTACTCCCTTGAATTGCCGCTGGCGCAGGGCATTACGTTCGACTGA
- a CDS encoding FAD-binding oxidoreductase, whose product MALREECLWEKLTPQRPEAEALKGELTVDVCVIGAGITGLSAAIHLLEQGKRVAVLEAHRTGHGGSGRNVGLVNAGLWIPPDEIEAGFGKKVGSQLNQMLGAAPSLVFSLVDKYNIDCQLRREGTLHMAHNARGEADLRSREEQWKRRGAPVELLTGKACQDATGTQKISAALLDRRAGTFNPMAFTSGLAKAVGSLGGQLFDHSPVTRLERQGERWCVITEHGAVLAEKVVIASNAYTEGEWTELRRNFFPGYYYQVASAPLTEEAAQRILPGGQGSWDTRQVLSSIRRDADGRLLLGSLGNGNQKPAWFLKAWADRVQQHYFPYLKPVDWEFTWTGCIAFTPDHLLRLFEPAPGLVAVTGYNGRGNTTGSVVGKAFADYLCHGDTKVLPIPFAPMLPLSGVGLRSRLYEAGFSLYHAGQCLRIVI is encoded by the coding sequence ATGGCGCTACGCGAAGAATGTCTGTGGGAAAAGCTGACGCCACAACGGCCTGAGGCCGAGGCGCTCAAGGGCGAATTGACGGTCGATGTGTGCGTGATTGGCGCGGGCATCACCGGGTTGTCGGCAGCGATTCATTTGTTGGAGCAAGGCAAACGGGTCGCCGTGCTTGAGGCCCACCGCACCGGCCATGGGGGCTCTGGGCGCAATGTAGGGCTGGTCAACGCCGGGTTGTGGATACCTCCAGACGAGATTGAAGCCGGCTTCGGAAAGAAAGTCGGCAGTCAGTTGAATCAGATGCTCGGCGCCGCGCCGTCGTTGGTGTTCAGCCTGGTCGACAAATACAACATCGATTGCCAGTTGCGCCGCGAAGGTACACTGCACATGGCGCACAACGCCCGTGGCGAAGCCGATCTGCGCAGTCGCGAGGAACAATGGAAGCGTCGGGGCGCGCCGGTCGAGTTACTCACCGGCAAGGCGTGCCAGGACGCCACCGGCACTCAGAAAATATCCGCAGCCCTGCTGGATCGCCGTGCAGGCACATTCAACCCGATGGCCTTCACCAGCGGGCTCGCAAAAGCCGTGGGCAGCCTCGGCGGTCAACTATTCGATCACTCCCCGGTCACCCGCCTGGAACGTCAGGGCGAGCGTTGGTGCGTCATCACCGAACACGGTGCCGTGCTGGCCGAGAAAGTGGTGATTGCTTCCAATGCGTATACCGAAGGCGAATGGACGGAGCTGCGCCGTAACTTTTTCCCGGGTTATTACTATCAGGTCGCCTCGGCGCCACTGACCGAAGAGGCTGCACAGCGGATTTTGCCGGGTGGGCAGGGTTCCTGGGACACGCGCCAGGTGCTCAGCAGCATTCGTCGCGACGCTGATGGTCGTCTGTTGTTAGGCAGCCTGGGCAACGGTAATCAGAAGCCGGCCTGGTTCCTCAAAGCGTGGGCAGACCGCGTCCAGCAGCATTATTTCCCCTACCTCAAACCGGTGGACTGGGAATTCACCTGGACGGGCTGTATCGCGTTTACCCCTGACCACCTGTTGCGGCTCTTTGAGCCTGCGCCGGGGTTGGTGGCCGTCACCGGTTATAACGGTCGAGGCAACACCACGGGCAGCGTCGTGGGTAAGGCGTTTGCCGATTACCTGTGCCATGGCGATACCAAGGTGTTGCCGATTCCGTTTGCGCCGATGCTGCCGTTGTCGGGTGTGGGGCTGCGCAGCCGCCTTTATGAGGCGGGTTTTTCCCTGTATCACGCGGGCCAGTGCCTGCGAATCGTGATTTGA
- a CDS encoding branched-chain amino acid ABC transporter substrate-binding protein has product MSQTFYRKGFLALAVATALGVSSFVQADVKIGVAGPMTGANASFGEQYMRGAQAAADAINASGGVNGEKIVLVKGDDACEPKQAVAVANRLTDQDKVVGVVGHFCSSSTIPASEVYADAGIIVMTPGSTNPVVTERGLKAMFRMCGRDDQQGIVAGDYIVDVLKGKRVAVINDKDTYGKGLADATSKQLTARGVKPVIEEGLTRGEKDFSALVTKIRSEKADVVYFGGLHPEAGPLVRQLREQGLKDVKFMSDDGIVTDELVTTAGGAQYVDGVYMTFGADPRMLPDSKVVVEKFRSSGYEPEGYTLYAYASVQALAAAFNGAKSNKGEAAAEWLKANTVQTVMGKKNWDGKGDLKVSDYVVYQWDAQGKYHQLEKQK; this is encoded by the coding sequence ATGTCGCAGACGTTTTACAGGAAAGGTTTTCTGGCACTCGCAGTTGCTACTGCATTGGGTGTTTCTTCGTTTGTTCAGGCAGATGTCAAAATTGGCGTAGCAGGTCCGATGACCGGTGCGAACGCGTCCTTCGGTGAGCAATACATGAGAGGCGCCCAGGCTGCAGCGGACGCGATCAATGCCAGCGGTGGTGTAAACGGCGAGAAAATCGTATTGGTCAAGGGCGATGACGCCTGCGAACCGAAACAGGCGGTCGCGGTAGCCAACCGTCTGACCGATCAGGACAAAGTGGTGGGCGTGGTTGGGCACTTCTGCTCATCGTCGACGATTCCTGCTTCAGAAGTGTATGCCGACGCAGGCATCATCGTGATGACCCCGGGTTCCACCAACCCCGTCGTCACCGAGCGCGGCCTGAAAGCCATGTTCCGTATGTGTGGGCGTGATGATCAGCAGGGCATCGTCGCCGGCGATTACATCGTCGATGTGCTCAAAGGCAAACGCGTTGCTGTGATCAACGACAAAGACACTTACGGCAAGGGTCTGGCTGACGCTACGTCGAAGCAGTTGACCGCGCGTGGTGTTAAACCGGTTATTGAAGAAGGTCTTACCCGCGGCGAAAAAGATTTCAGCGCCCTGGTCACCAAGATCCGTTCAGAAAAAGCCGATGTCGTTTACTTCGGTGGCCTGCACCCGGAAGCCGGCCCACTGGTCCGTCAACTGCGTGAACAGGGCCTCAAAGACGTTAAGTTCATGTCCGATGACGGCATCGTGACTGACGAGCTGGTGACCACCGCCGGTGGTGCTCAGTACGTCGACGGCGTGTACATGACCTTCGGTGCCGACCCTCGCATGTTGCCAGACAGCAAGGTTGTGGTTGAGAAGTTCCGCTCCTCCGGTTACGAGCCTGAAGGCTACACCCTGTATGCCTACGCGTCTGTGCAGGCCTTGGCTGCCGCGTTCAATGGTGCCAAGTCCAACAAAGGCGAGGCTGCCGCCGAGTGGCTCAAAGCCAATACGGTGCAAACCGTAATGGGCAAGAAAAACTGGGACGGTAAAGGCGACTTGAAAGTCTCCGATTACGTGGTTTACCAGTGGGATGCACAAGGCAAATACCATCAGCTGGAAAAACAGAAGTGA
- a CDS encoding ABC transporter permease subunit — MDGIFLQQIINGLTLGSVYGLIAIGYTMVYGIIGMINFAHGEVYMISAYLAAISLALLSSFGIQSFPLLIFGTLLFTVFVTGVYGWVIERIAYKPLRNSTRLAPLISAIGVSLILQNYAQISQGSRQQGVPTLLAGALKLDIGTGFVQITYTKIFILVAAFAGMALLTYIIKYTKLGRMCRATQQDRKMASILGINTDRVISYVFIIGAAMAALAGVLITLNYGTFDFYAGFVIGIKAFTAAVLGGIGSLPGAMLGGIILGISESLFSGLINSDYKDVFSFSLLVLILIFRPQGLLGRPLVAKV, encoded by the coding sequence ATGGACGGTATTTTCCTGCAGCAAATTATCAATGGCCTGACCCTCGGGTCGGTCTACGGCCTGATCGCCATCGGCTACACAATGGTCTACGGCATCATCGGCATGATCAACTTCGCCCACGGCGAGGTGTATATGATCTCTGCGTATCTCGCGGCGATCAGCCTGGCTCTGCTGTCCTCCTTCGGTATTCAATCCTTTCCGCTGTTGATCTTCGGGACGTTGCTGTTCACCGTCTTTGTGACCGGTGTGTATGGCTGGGTCATCGAGCGTATCGCTTACAAACCGCTGCGTAACTCCACCCGACTGGCGCCGCTGATCAGTGCCATCGGCGTTTCACTGATCCTGCAGAACTATGCGCAGATCAGCCAGGGTTCACGGCAACAAGGTGTGCCGACGTTGCTGGCCGGGGCGTTGAAACTGGATATCGGGACAGGTTTCGTCCAGATCACCTACACCAAAATCTTCATTCTGGTTGCAGCGTTTGCCGGGATGGCCCTGCTGACCTACATCATCAAGTACACCAAGCTGGGCCGCATGTGTCGCGCGACCCAACAAGACCGCAAAATGGCTTCGATCCTCGGGATCAACACGGATCGGGTCATTTCCTACGTGTTCATCATCGGTGCAGCCATGGCTGCACTGGCCGGTGTCCTGATCACCTTGAACTACGGCACCTTCGACTTCTACGCAGGCTTCGTGATCGGTATCAAAGCGTTCACCGCTGCGGTGTTGGGCGGGATTGGCTCGCTGCCTGGGGCCATGCTCGGCGGGATTATCCTGGGCATCTCCGAGTCGCTGTTTTCCGGACTGATCAACTCTGACTATAAGGACGTCTTCAGCTTCTCGCTGTTGGTACTGATCCTGATTTTCCGTCCTCAAGGCCTGTTGGGTCGCCCACTCGTGGCGAAGGTGTAA
- the livM gene encoding high-affinity branched-chain amino acid ABC transporter permease LivM: MSAANNKPIDIKKSLVDAILAGLISLIVFGPVVGVVLDGYSYNLQPTRVAWMVGIVMVGRFFLSLFLQTAQGLKVLQGFEVTGSGVHVRAPDHKSKLYWVIPLLIVIAIIFPIFANKYLLTVVILGLIYVLLGLGLNIVVGLAGLLDLGYVAFYAIGAYGLALGYHYLGLGFWTVLPLAAITAALAGCILGFPVLRMHGDYLAIVTLGFGEIIRLVLTNWLSFTGGPNGMPVPSPTFLGLEFGRVAKDGGIPFHQFFGTEYNPNLKFLFIYTVLFLVVLLVLYVKHRLTRMPVGRAWEALREDEIACRSMGLNHVLVKLSAFTIGASTAGLAGVFFASYQGFVNPTSFSFFESALILAIVVLGGMGSTIGVVIAAFVLTVAPELLRSFSEYRVLLFGILMVLMMIWRPRGLIRISRTGITPRKGVAP; this comes from the coding sequence ATGTCTGCAGCCAATAATAAACCTATCGATATCAAGAAAAGCCTGGTTGACGCCATTCTGGCCGGGCTGATCTCCCTGATTGTGTTCGGCCCGGTTGTCGGCGTGGTGCTCGATGGCTATAGCTACAACCTGCAACCCACCCGTGTGGCGTGGATGGTCGGGATTGTCATGGTCGGGCGTTTTTTCTTGAGCCTGTTTCTGCAGACTGCACAGGGCCTGAAAGTACTGCAAGGGTTCGAAGTCACCGGCTCAGGCGTGCATGTGCGGGCACCTGACCACAAGTCAAAGCTGTACTGGGTCATTCCGCTGCTGATCGTGATTGCCATCATCTTCCCGATCTTCGCCAACAAGTACCTGCTGACAGTGGTGATTCTCGGCCTGATCTACGTATTGCTGGGCCTTGGCCTCAATATCGTGGTCGGTCTGGCCGGTCTGCTCGACTTGGGTTATGTGGCGTTCTATGCCATTGGTGCCTATGGCCTGGCGCTGGGTTATCACTACCTTGGGCTGGGGTTCTGGACGGTCCTGCCGCTGGCGGCCATCACGGCTGCGCTGGCCGGATGCATACTTGGCTTCCCGGTATTACGAATGCACGGTGACTATCTCGCCATCGTGACCCTGGGCTTCGGTGAAATCATTCGTCTGGTGCTGACCAACTGGCTGTCTTTTACCGGCGGACCGAACGGCATGCCGGTGCCATCGCCGACCTTTCTCGGCCTGGAGTTCGGGCGGGTGGCCAAGGATGGTGGGATACCTTTCCACCAGTTCTTCGGGACTGAATACAACCCGAACCTGAAATTCCTGTTCATTTACACCGTGCTGTTCCTGGTGGTCCTGCTGGTGCTCTACGTCAAACATCGCCTGACTCGCATGCCGGTCGGTCGTGCGTGGGAAGCGCTGCGTGAAGATGAAATCGCCTGCCGCTCCATGGGCCTGAACCATGTTCTGGTGAAGCTCTCTGCGTTCACTATCGGTGCGTCCACTGCCGGTTTGGCGGGTGTGTTTTTCGCCAGCTATCAGGGGTTCGTCAACCCGACGTCGTTCTCCTTCTTCGAGTCGGCGCTGATCCTCGCCATTGTGGTGCTGGGGGGCATGGGCTCGACCATCGGTGTGGTGATTGCGGCATTCGTTCTGACCGTCGCCCCGGAACTGCTGCGCAGCTTCTCGGAATACCGTGTGTTGTTGTTCGGCATCCTGATGGTGTTGATGATGATCTGGAGACCGCGTGGCTTGATCCGTATCAGCCGGACCGGTATTACCCCGCGTAAAGGAGTGGCGCCATGA
- a CDS encoding ABC transporter ATP-binding protein has product MSDEVILSVENLMMHFGGIKALSDVSLKVKRNSIFALIGPNGAGKTTVFNCLTGFYKASGGRIELNARGTRTNIIQLLGESFRATDFVAPKAFASRLFYKMFGGTHLVNRVGLARTFQNIRLFKEMSVLENLLVAQHMWVNRSMVAGILNTKGYRKAESDALDHAFYWLEVVDLVDCANRLAGELSYGQQRRLEIARAMCTRPQIICLDEPAAGLNPQETEALSKMIRLLRDEHDLTVVLIEHDMGMVMSISDYIVVLDHGNVIAEGGPDQIRHDPKVIAAYLGADEEELV; this is encoded by the coding sequence ATGAGCGATGAAGTCATTCTTTCGGTAGAGAACCTGATGATGCACTTTGGTGGGATCAAGGCGCTCAGCGACGTCAGCCTGAAGGTCAAGCGCAACTCGATCTTCGCCTTGATCGGGCCTAACGGTGCCGGCAAAACCACGGTGTTCAACTGCCTGACCGGTTTCTACAAAGCCTCGGGCGGTCGGATCGAGCTGAATGCCCGCGGCACCCGTACCAATATCATCCAGTTGCTGGGTGAGTCCTTTCGCGCCACTGATTTCGTCGCGCCAAAAGCCTTCGCCAGCCGTCTGTTCTACAAAATGTTCGGCGGCACGCACCTGGTGAATCGTGTCGGTCTGGCACGCACATTCCAGAACATCCGCTTGTTCAAGGAAATGTCGGTACTGGAAAACCTGCTGGTGGCTCAGCACATGTGGGTCAACCGCAGCATGGTGGCCGGGATTCTCAACACCAAGGGTTACCGCAAAGCTGAAAGCGATGCCCTGGACCATGCTTTCTACTGGCTGGAAGTGGTGGACCTGGTGGACTGCGCCAACCGTCTTGCGGGCGAGCTGTCCTACGGCCAGCAACGGCGTCTGGAAATCGCCCGGGCCATGTGCACACGGCCGCAGATCATTTGCCTGGACGAACCGGCTGCGGGCCTCAACCCGCAGGAAACCGAAGCCTTGAGCAAAATGATTCGGTTGCTGCGCGACGAACACGACCTGACAGTGGTGTTGATCGAGCACGACATGGGCATGGTCATGAGTATTTCCGATTACATCGTGGTCCTCGACCATGGCAACGTGATCGCCGAAGGTGGCCCCGATCAGATCCGCCACGACCCGAAAGTGATTGCCGCGTACCTGGGCGCTGATGAAGAGGAGTTGGTATGA
- a CDS encoding ABC transporter ATP-binding protein — translation MSEPILELKEIDVFYGPIQALKKVSLHINEGETVSLIGSNGAGKSTLLMSIFGQPRAASGQIIYRGVDITQKSSHYIASNGIAQSPEGRRVFPDMSVEENLLMGTIPIGDKFATQDMQHMFDLFPRLKERRNQRAMTMSGGEQQMLAIARALMSRPKLLLLDEPSLGLAPIVVKQIFQTLRELASSGMTIFLVEQNANHALKLSDRAYVMVNGEIRLTGTGQELLVNDEVRNAYLGGH, via the coding sequence ATGAGCGAACCGATCCTCGAACTGAAAGAGATCGATGTGTTTTACGGGCCGATCCAGGCCCTGAAAAAAGTGTCATTGCACATCAACGAAGGTGAAACCGTCAGCCTGATCGGCTCCAACGGTGCCGGCAAGTCGACCCTGTTGATGTCGATCTTCGGCCAGCCACGGGCCGCCAGTGGGCAGATCATTTATCGCGGCGTCGACATCACACAGAAGTCTTCGCACTACATCGCCTCCAATGGCATTGCGCAGTCGCCAGAAGGGCGGCGGGTGTTTCCCGACATGTCAGTCGAGGAGAACCTGCTGATGGGCACTATTCCGATTGGCGACAAGTTCGCCACGCAAGACATGCAACACATGTTCGACCTGTTCCCACGGCTCAAGGAGCGCCGTAATCAGCGCGCCATGACCATGTCCGGTGGTGAGCAGCAAATGCTCGCCATCGCTCGCGCATTGATGAGCCGACCCAAACTGCTGCTGCTCGATGAGCCGTCGCTGGGGCTGGCGCCGATCGTGGTCAAGCAGATCTTCCAGACCCTGCGTGAACTGGCCTCCAGCGGAATGACGATCTTCCTGGTGGAACAGAACGCCAACCACGCGCTGAAGCTCTCTGATCGCGCTTACGTGATGGTTAACGGTGAGATCCGCCTGACAGGTACCGGGCAGGAGTTGTTGGTCAACGATGAGGTCAGGAACGCTTATCTCGGCGGTCACTGA
- a CDS encoding SDR family oxidoreductase encodes MTSTVFITGATSGFGEACARRFADAGWSLVLTGRREERLDALCAELSKQTKVHGLVLDVRDRKAMESAIEGLPAEFATLRALINNAGLALGVDPAPKCDLDDWDTMVDTNIKGLLYSTRLLLPRLIAHGRGAGIINLGSIAGNYPYPGSHVYGASKAFVKQFSLNLRCDLVGTGVRVTNIEPGLCESEFSLVRFAGDKARYDATYAGAEPIQPQDIAETIFWVLNTPAHININSLELMPVSQTWAGFSIDRSRG; translated from the coding sequence ATGACTTCCACTGTGTTCATTACCGGTGCCACTTCCGGCTTTGGCGAAGCGTGCGCCCGTCGATTTGCCGACGCTGGCTGGTCGCTGGTGCTGACGGGCCGTCGTGAGGAGCGCCTTGACGCGCTGTGCGCCGAGTTGTCCAAGCAGACCAAAGTCCATGGCCTGGTGCTGGACGTACGCGACCGCAAGGCCATGGAGAGCGCTATCGAGGGCCTGCCGGCTGAGTTCGCGACCCTGCGCGCGCTGATCAATAACGCCGGTTTGGCACTGGGTGTGGACCCTGCGCCGAAATGCGATCTGGATGACTGGGACACCATGGTCGACACCAACATCAAGGGCCTGCTGTACAGCACCCGTTTGTTGCTGCCACGGTTGATCGCTCACGGGCGTGGGGCCGGGATCATCAACCTGGGCTCCATCGCGGGCAATTATCCGTACCCGGGCAGTCACGTGTATGGCGCGTCCAAAGCGTTCGTCAAACAGTTTTCGTTGAACCTGCGCTGCGACCTGGTAGGCACTGGCGTGCGTGTGACCAACATCGAGCCGGGCCTGTGCGAAAGCGAGTTCTCGCTGGTGCGTTTCGCCGGTGACAAGGCGCGTTATGACGCCACGTACGCGGGTGCCGAGCCGATTCAGCCACAGGATATCGCCGAGACCATCTTCTGGGTGCTGAACACGCCTGCGCACATCAACATCAACAGCCTTGAGTTGATGCCGGTGAGCCAGACCTGGGCTGGTTTTTCGATTGATCGCAGCCGGGGCTGA
- a CDS encoding AGE family epimerase/isomerase has translation MPDVSSSASKPELTPVFAAVQLHFQQVIVPLWLGSGWNAALALPYEAVDADHQPLPPKRYRAMACARQLYLFSSLIDQPSTPDARVHAAALFRSLQQHFHDAEYGGWFYSIDPQGGPLDRCKDLYTHAFIIFACAHYWAKVRDPLVESVLNAALNVVAERFTNGDGLYEACLGQDWSFLDSGPLQNPLMHLAEAFLATVSVREDLPTQAALAALVAAMQQRFIDPVHGVILEKPTEAVNNWFEPGHQFEWFFLLESSPLLRNSPLHASLSRAFAFTEQHGVDLQTGAVKAMLEVNGAVRDGTQRIWAQAEYLRALTLRPDSDALLARQLVALQQRFLHPAGWHECLDADGKVSRNDMPSTTPYHLATCYSGLAEYFGQP, from the coding sequence ATGCCCGATGTTTCCAGCTCTGCCTCCAAGCCTGAATTGACCCCTGTATTCGCTGCCGTGCAGCTACATTTCCAGCAGGTAATCGTGCCGCTCTGGCTAGGTTCTGGCTGGAATGCGGCGCTGGCGCTGCCCTATGAGGCCGTGGACGCCGATCATCAGCCGTTGCCTCCCAAGCGCTATCGCGCCATGGCGTGTGCACGGCAGTTGTATCTGTTCTCCAGCCTGATCGATCAACCCTCGACGCCGGATGCACGTGTCCATGCCGCAGCGCTGTTCCGCTCTTTGCAGCAGCATTTCCATGATGCCGAATACGGTGGCTGGTTTTACAGCATCGATCCACAAGGTGGGCCTCTGGATCGGTGCAAAGACCTGTACACCCACGCGTTCATCATTTTCGCCTGCGCTCATTACTGGGCCAAAGTGCGCGATCCGCTGGTCGAATCGGTACTCAATGCTGCCCTGAACGTGGTGGCCGAGCGCTTCACCAATGGCGACGGGCTATACGAAGCCTGTCTCGGTCAGGATTGGTCGTTCCTCGACAGTGGTCCACTGCAGAACCCATTGATGCATCTGGCCGAGGCCTTCCTCGCCACGGTGTCAGTGCGCGAAGACCTGCCCACTCAAGCAGCATTGGCCGCGTTGGTCGCCGCGATGCAGCAGCGATTCATCGACCCGGTGCACGGCGTAATACTGGAAAAACCGACGGAGGCTGTGAATAACTGGTTCGAACCGGGGCATCAGTTCGAATGGTTTTTCTTGCTGGAGTCCTCACCACTGCTGCGCAACAGTCCCCTGCACGCATCGCTGAGCCGAGCGTTCGCATTTACCGAGCAACATGGCGTCGACCTGCAAACAGGTGCGGTCAAGGCAATGCTGGAAGTGAACGGCGCGGTGCGCGATGGCACCCAGCGAATCTGGGCGCAGGCCGAATACCTGCGGGCATTGACCTTGCGGCCTGACAGCGATGCATTACTGGCGCGCCAACTGGTGGCCCTGCAACAACGCTTTCTGCACCCGGCAGGCTGGCATGAATGCCTGGATGCCGATGGCAAGGTCAGCCGCAACGATATGCCGTCGACCACGCCCTATCACCTGGCGACCTGCTACAGCGGATTGGCTGAGTATTTCGGCCAACCCTGA